A segment of the Prochlorococcus sp. RS04 genome:
AATTCAGATTTTTTTGAGGATGAGGATAATTTCTTCGAAATATAAATAAAATAAATTGAATTTCTTTAATGCTTGAAAACGCCTATTAATAAAGAGTTATTTAAAGTAATATTGTTTTTAATTATGATTTCTTTAAAATTAATAATTTACAATCCAAACTATCGCAATAAAAATATCATAATGTAGAATTTCAATCTGATTGACAAAATTTTTACTTATTTCTAATTTAGAACATGACTAGATTTTTCTCAAAACATCATTTAGCTAAATTGTGACTGACATATTAAATTACACAAAATCAGAAGAAATTTTCTCTGCTGCCCAACAACTAATGCCAGGAGGAGTAAGCTCTCCAGTAAGGGCTTTTAAGTCTGTAGGCGGTCAGCCAATTGTTTTTGATAGAGTCAAAGGTCCTTTTGCTTGGGATATTGATGGAAATAGATATATCGACTACATAGGAAGCTGGGGACCTGCTATATGTGGACATGCACACCCTGAAGTTACAACGGCATTACAGGAAGCAATTGAGAAAGGCACTAGCTTTGGTGCTCCATGCGTTCTAGAAAACCAACTTGCTGAAATGGTAATAGATGCAGTCCCATCTGTAGAAATGGTTAGATTTGTCAATAGTGGAACTGAAGCGTGCATGGCTGTTTTGAGACTTATGCGAGCTTTTACAGGAAGAGATAAAGTTATTAAATTTGACGGTTGTTATCACGGTCATGCAGATATGTTTTTAGTAAAAGCAGGATCAGGAGTTGCCACTCTGGGTTTACCAGACTCTCCAGGTGTTCCACGGACAACAACTGCCAACACACTTACTGCTCCCTACAATGATCTTGAAGCTGTAAAAAAATTATTTTCTGAAAATCCTGATGCAATTTCGGGGGTTATTCTTGAGCCTATCGTTGGTAATGCAGGGTTTATTACTCCAGAACCTGGATTCTTGGAGGGATTAAGGGAATTAACCACTGAGAATGGATCCTTATTAGTTTTTGACGAAGTAATGACTGGATTCAGAATAAGTTATGGGGGAGCTCAAGAAAAGTTTGGGGTTACTCCTGATTTAACAACCCTTGGGAAAGTAATTGGTGGAGGATTGCCTGTTGGAGCTTATGGAGGCAAGAAAGAAATAATGTCAATGGTAGCCCCTTCAGGGCCGGTATACCAAGCAGGCACTTTGAGCGGCAATCCACTAGCAATGACTGCTGGAATAAAAACTCTTGAACTGCTCAAACAAGATGGTACGTACGATAAGCTTGATTCAACAACTTCTAGATTAATTGAAGGGATAATTCAGTCTGCAGAAAATAACGGTATCGCTATTAACGGTGGAAGTGTAAGCGCTATGTTTGGATTTTTCTTATGCGATGGGCCAGTTAGGAACTTTGATGAAGCCAAAACAAACGATTCCAAACTTTTTGGTAAATTGCATAGAGAAATGCTTCAACGAGGAATTTACCTAGCGCCGAGTCCTTTCGAAGCTGGTTTCACATCATTAGCTCACAGTGAAGAAGAAATTGATAAAACCATTGAAGCTTTTGACGAATCTTTTAACGCAATTAAAAAATAATCATTTACTAGTATTTCCTTAAAGAAAAAAAGTAAATGATTAAAAAGTTTAGACAGATATTTTAAAAATAATTATTTTCTACCACCAACTATTACTGGGGGAGAACCTCCTGCTGAACCTGGTAACCCAGGAACAACTTGTGTACTGCCATCCCATTTATCGAGAAATAATTTGAAAAGTACTTGATCGTCGAGACTTCTATTTAATGTCTCATATCTGAGTGCTTCTTGTTCAGCAATTTCAACTTCAGTCTTTGCTCTTAGTAGTTGCTGACCAGCTATTTGCTTTTGTTCGATAGCAGCTCTATATTCTTCAGCAATCTCTAATCCAGTAAGGTCTAAGCTTTTAACATCTACATAATCGAATGAATTTAATTCTTGTGCAACGGTGTCACCTACTTTTTCAGAAATTACTGCGAATTCAGTAGCAATTGTTTCTAGCTCATATTGAGAAAAGACTGATTTTAGTGCTTTTAGCAAAGATGGCTGAACAATTTTCTGATAAACATCGCTATTTCTGCTTGCGATTGTTGCGAAGATCCTTCCTGCCTCGTTAGGTTTAACTGAATACTTAACAGTAGCTGTAGCCCTAATAACTTGAAGATCTTTAGTAAGCGTTTCAAATTTTTCTGGTTGAACTTGGGTTTTTATATCAAATGGATATACAGACTGAATAAATGGAAGTTTAAAGTTTAAACCAGCTCTCCTAGAGGGGCCACTTACTTTCCCTAGTGTTGTAACAACTGCAACTTGTCCAGAAGGTACAACAAATAATGATTGGGTTAGCAAAAGAAAGCCTGTAAAAGATAATACAATTAGTAATGTAGCTGTCCCACCAGGACCTGTTGGTGTGACATTTTTAAAAGATGTTGACATTAAATTTATACTTTTAATTAATCATATTTAAATAGATTAATTAGTGCATTAGGAAGACATTTAATTAAAATATTTTTTTAATAATTGCAAATTTAAATATAGATTTTAATTAATAAATATTTGATTTAAATTCTCGCAAAAGTTCTAAATAAAGATCCTCATCTATCTCCCTGATATCATATTCAGAGGGTAATACACCATGCTTATGCTCATGTACCGCCATCCAGCAAAATTTCTCTATTTCTTCTTTTGAAAAACGAGGGTATTCTTTTACATTCTTAATCAATGAGTTAATGAGAGATTTTGGATAAACTGCCATATTTTTAAAATAATCTTAATGAAGATTTTATCTAAAGTTACTAGCTTTTAGAGGAATGTTCAAAGACTCCTCCAACTCACTAACAAGCTTGATTGCTAATTGAAGATCATTCTTGCTCTTACTAGCAACTCTGAGTGTTTCTCCATTGATGCTGACATTAATTTTTTTAATTTGATCTCTAATATTTTTACTGATTTTTTTTGCAATTTCTTGTTTGATTCCTTGTTTTAATAGAATTGTTTGTTTAATTCTATTACCACTAACTATTTCAATATCACCGTAGTCAAATATTTTTAAGGATAAGTTTCTTTTTATTGCCTTTTGTCTAATTATGTCATTTACAGCATTCAAAGTAAGTTCGCTATTAGTAATTATAAAAATATTTTCTTTTTCTAAATCAATTGAAGTATCCGTGCCCTTCAAATCGTAACGCTGAGAAATTTCCCTTTTAACTTGATCCAAAGTATTGACTAATTCTTGTCTATCAAAATCAGAAACCACATCAAATGAAAAACTTTCTGCCATAGTAAATTATTAAACGCTAAATATTATTAGCATAAATCATCTTTTAAATGGGGAAATGGGTTAATTTAATCAAAAAATAACAAACTAACAACTTTGCCCATTTCTTCAGCACATCTACAACTATTTAGCAAAGTTTCACTATCGTGAAAGGCAAAACATATTAATTGATCGCACCTAGTAATAATTTCTTGATTACAAAGACTACTTGCAAGTGGCAAAGGTAATTCATCATTTTCACTTTTTTCAACCAAATGCATAACCCTCTCAAGTTGATCCTTTATTTCGGGAACTTGTCTATCAAGACTTTGTGGTAATAAAACAGTTAATAATGATGGATTAATATCTAAGACAGCTCGGATAACAGCTGCATTAACACCTTGAGATCCAGACGTAAGGATATTATGTCCTTCCTCTGCTAAAGACCGTGCTATCAACTCAATTAAGTGGATATCTACAATCGGTACGTGTCTAGTACCTAAAAAAGCAATTCTCCTTTTCCCATTATCTTGGAGTTTTGCAAGTTCTTGAGCTAAGGCATCAACACCTTCAGTTGCTGGTAGATCTAAAGAGCGACTCAAAATAATAAAGTTCCTATATTTGAAATTAGCATTTATCTGAAAAATTGCAGGGAAAATCTATCTTTTCGAGAATTCTTTTTAGATTTACATGCTCTTGAACTAATTGAATAGCATAAGAAGCTTTAATAGATTCATGTATTCTGACATGACCAAAAGCTTGTTCAATAATTTCAACGGAGGAAAGAGTATCTAATTCCACCTTTAAAATTGGCACCTCCAATTCCTCCGCTCTATGAATCAATTGTGACAAAGGATCTCCTAAACCAGTTAAAATAAGGCATTGAGTCGAAGCCTCTAAAGCAGCAAGTTGGATATCAGTTCTATCAGCTCCTGTAACTACAGCCATATTTCGTCTTCTCCTGAAAAATTCCATTGCAGAATTCACACCCATTGCACCAATACTCAATGTTTCGACAAGCAATTGATCTTTTTCTGAGCAACAAATAACTTGGGCATCTAGTCTTCTTACAAGCTCACCTACGGTGACACTTCTAAGAAGTGGTGATTTAGGCATCACTCCAAATACTTCAATACCTAGATCTTTAAGAGAGGGTATTATTTCATTTTTAACTTTTTCGACTTCTTGCGGCAAAACTCCGTTTAATACAACTCCAGCCAATTTCTCACCTAATTGTTTTTGCGCATCAAGTAATGCATCGACACTTTTACAATCTTCCCATAAATTCACAATTAAAACTTTCGCATCTAAATCCTTAGCTAGTTGTGGGAGACTTAATCCATAAATCATACCCTCATGAAGACTTCCGGCTGCCTCTAAAATATTCAGACCTTCAAAATCATCATTAACCAATCCTTCAATCTGATCAAAACCTTTTCCTGGAAGTAAGTCTTTATTGAAGATTCTTTTTTCAGCTGAGATATTATCCAATAATCCTACTGAGGAAATTAAATTCTCCTCTTCGATATTTAATGTTGATCCAATAAACTTAACATCATCATCTATTAATCCTTCATAAGACATTGAGGGAAGATTAGTAAGTTCAATACATGTTGCTAGAGGTTTTCCTATGCGTACTTTTTTTTTCTTCTGTAAAAGTTTTTTTGCTATCCCAAGAACCATTGCAGACTTACCACTAAATGGCTCACATGAGCCAATTAACAATATATCGCTCATAATTTAGTAAATTTTTTATTAATAGGTTTAAGATAATATTTTTTTCATAACTAAACAAATATTTATTTATGAGTTTTAATCAAATAAAAAAATAAATAATCTTTTTTTGATAAATTTATTTTAATTCTTTGGTATCTAATAAAAATCAAGCAAAATGATAAATCCAACCAAAAACGAAAAAACCATAGGGATTACTGGAGCCTCAGGTGCGCTAGGAAAAGAATTAACAAAGTTGTTTCGTCAAAAAGGATATAAAGTGATTGGATTTACTCATAGTAAAACTAATTATGAAATAAATCTTGAATCTCCAAATGAATGGATTAAATGGGAATGTGGGAAGGAGTCTTCATTAAAAAAACAATTAGAGAATATAGACATTTTAATTTTGAACCATGGTATC
Coding sequences within it:
- a CDS encoding DNA recombination-mediator protein A, with the translated sequence MSRSLDLPATEGVDALAQELAKLQDNGKRRIAFLGTRHVPIVDIHLIELIARSLAEEGHNILTSGSQGVNAAVIRAVLDINPSLLTVLLPQSLDRQVPEIKDQLERVMHLVEKSENDELPLPLASSLCNQEIITRCDQLICFAFHDSETLLNSCRCAEEMGKVVSLLFFD
- a CDS encoding YajQ family cyclic di-GMP-binding protein, with the protein product MAESFSFDVVSDFDRQELVNTLDQVKREISQRYDLKGTDTSIDLEKENIFIITNSELTLNAVNDIIRQKAIKRNLSLKIFDYGDIEIVSGNRIKQTILLKQGIKQEIAKKISKNIRDQIKKINVSINGETLRVASKSKNDLQLAIKLVSELEESLNIPLKASNFR
- a CDS encoding prohibitin family protein, translated to MSTSFKNVTPTGPGGTATLLIVLSFTGFLLLTQSLFVVPSGQVAVVTTLGKVSGPSRRAGLNFKLPFIQSVYPFDIKTQVQPEKFETLTKDLQVIRATATVKYSVKPNEAGRIFATIASRNSDVYQKIVQPSLLKALKSVFSQYELETIATEFAVISEKVGDTVAQELNSFDYVDVKSLDLTGLEIAEEYRAAIEQKQIAGQQLLRAKTEVEIAEQEALRYETLNRSLDDQVLFKLFLDKWDGSTQVVPGLPGSAGGSPPVIVGGRK
- the hemL gene encoding glutamate-1-semialdehyde 2,1-aminomutase; amino-acid sequence: MTDILNYTKSEEIFSAAQQLMPGGVSSPVRAFKSVGGQPIVFDRVKGPFAWDIDGNRYIDYIGSWGPAICGHAHPEVTTALQEAIEKGTSFGAPCVLENQLAEMVIDAVPSVEMVRFVNSGTEACMAVLRLMRAFTGRDKVIKFDGCYHGHADMFLVKAGSGVATLGLPDSPGVPRTTTANTLTAPYNDLEAVKKLFSENPDAISGVILEPIVGNAGFITPEPGFLEGLRELTTENGSLLVFDEVMTGFRISYGGAQEKFGVTPDLTTLGKVIGGGLPVGAYGGKKEIMSMVAPSGPVYQAGTLSGNPLAMTAGIKTLELLKQDGTYDKLDSTTSRLIEGIIQSAENNGIAINGGSVSAMFGFFLCDGPVRNFDEAKTNDSKLFGKLHREMLQRGIYLAPSPFEAGFTSLAHSEEEIDKTIEAFDESFNAIKK
- a CDS encoding phosphotransacetylase family protein codes for the protein MSDILLIGSCEPFSGKSAMVLGIAKKLLQKKKKVRIGKPLATCIELTNLPSMSYEGLIDDDVKFIGSTLNIEEENLISSVGLLDNISAEKRIFNKDLLPGKGFDQIEGLVNDDFEGLNILEAAGSLHEGMIYGLSLPQLAKDLDAKVLIVNLWEDCKSVDALLDAQKQLGEKLAGVVLNGVLPQEVEKVKNEIIPSLKDLGIEVFGVMPKSPLLRSVTVGELVRRLDAQVICCSEKDQLLVETLSIGAMGVNSAMEFFRRRRNMAVVTGADRTDIQLAALEASTQCLILTGLGDPLSQLIHRAEELEVPILKVELDTLSSVEIIEQAFGHVRIHESIKASYAIQLVQEHVNLKRILEKIDFPCNFSDKC